DNA from Sphaerodactylus townsendi isolate TG3544 linkage group LG08, MPM_Stown_v2.3, whole genome shotgun sequence:
TTTATACATGGGCCGTGGGAAGCAGAATTTGCCCTGCGATCCATGTGCAGATACTCCAACCTAAGCCAACGGGTTTACACAGGCATAACTCTGCACAGAATTACCCTGTTGGGATTATTTCATCCAGATCTAAATGCAGGTAATCTACAGAGGCTAGCAGCGCcatccagatttgggggtggggggatgtgcaCAGGGGCACCCCTCAAGGGGCAGAGCCGCCAGCGCAAGGAGCAAACGTGCCAGTAGCCAGCTGCCCCTCTGCACCGAGCGAACCAGGAAGTCTGGGCCACTGCGGAGTTGAGCTGACGTCCAGAATGGATGCCGGGAAGAGACGGGTCAGGGTGTTCCCAGGGACAGAGATGTCATTCTTTGGTTTCCATCTCGGCTTTGCAGCCAATTCTGTTGCAGCTCCGCCCCTGGACTCATGTTACCCTTTTGGGCGCCACGGAGGGCTTTCAGATGGTGGGGAGGTTTTTTGCTTTTCTCACCCTCTCCGTGCCTCCGGGAAGCCCATTGGAGATGTCGTGGCCCCGCCTTCACTGCTCCACCTTTGCTgcgccacccccaccctccaaagtgtgAACTTACTGCATTGAAATGGCATGTATTAAAATCTTTCAGCAGAGATTAATTTAATGGGCAGTTCTTTACATCATCAGGAAATTATCTTCGGAAGTCACAAAATTTAAAGTGCCCTCCTAGGCAGAATTGTCCCCTTCTAAGTCTACTCATCAGCAAGCTTAGAGTGAGCAAGGTGTGGGAACCTGTATGTGAACATCACACAACTTCTTGTAGACATCTGAACATCCATCTGTAGACACTTCAAGGTGCATACCTGATCCccggggatgggggcagagggaaATGCAGCCCTACCCCGGATAGACTTCACTGACTGGCACTACCACCTGCCAACGGTACCACAGTCATTTGGACTGGAAAAGCGaggtatgaatattttaataactaaaaacaaactcagtttttatttattaaaatattaatacctCTTGGCTCATTAATTTCTGCAGGTGGAGACTCATTCATGATGTCTATTGTCttgaatgtgtcctcaacatatTATGGGTTCTTGGCTCTTCCAGTGATTTCACGCAAATGCTAAAAAACTGCATGATTCCATAACAAACACAGTAGTTCCACAGCCGCACCTTCCTGAACAGACCAGACACACAGAATTAGAGCAGACAGAACCCACCTCAGCTAACCAATTTAGAAACAGACCATGGCCAATAGAATCAAAAGGTCCCAGAGAGTCAACCCCTCCCCATGTGGCTCTTCCAACCAAGGCAGTCTGTCCCAAAACTGGGTCCGAAATCAGATTCAAGTGGGTCTTGTTGGTCCTGTCCCAAAaatgtttgccactgccttccccagccgtctacactttacccaaagcaagctgggtactcatgttACTGgtctcggaaggatggaaggccgagTCAATCTTGAGCCGTCCACCTggaaccaacttccatcaggagaAGAGCTTTGACTGCCCAGCTGCAGCTTTCAACTCTGCACCATGAAGCTCTTTATCCAAGTTCTCACCAATCAGTATTGAGTCCTTCAGTGCAGGAAACTGTACCCCGCAGAGGATAAGGTAGAACCGAGACCTTCCTTGTCAGAGAGCTATTATTTATTCTGAAGGCTTATCTGTTGCACACAGAGAAAGCATTAGAAGCCCTTTGGCATTAGTATACCCGGCAATGGGCTCAAGAAGACAGTCCACCCAGCAGACTGGTCACAAGATTGCAGAGCGGCCCCTGCTCCGACGTGCCACCTCTCTCTGCTACCATGGGCAGAGGAACAGCTCTGCTGCCAGCCACACAGCTCACAGCCTAGAAGAGCACTGCTGGGATTCAGAGCTTTCGTAAAGACGGATGAGACGATCCGCTTCTCTCCAGCCAGACAATAAGGCACCGTGAGTAGTAGAATAGAAAGTGCGGTGCGTGGCTTCTCCGGCGAAAAGAACCTGGGGTGGCTGAAAAGAGAAAGTGGACTATTAGCCCAACCTGTCTGGTTGCTTTACCtcaagcaagctgggtactcagaACAACATCAGGGTAGACACAGGGGATTTTGTGGGGGAAATCAGCGAGGGCTTAGGAAACGGTGAGGCTGTGGATTGGCAGAGCCTGTGACAAACAGGACACAGGTGTCGAAGCAGACAAGAGCTTGGAGCTCTCACCGTGGGATCTGATGCTTCCTCGGGAAGTGGCCGGGCGAGCACATCGATGTCGTCGCCAGAGCTGCCAACGGCCACGTAACTGTAGGAGCCTCTGGTGAGGGGTTCGCTGTGCCACCTGGACCTCAGCATCTTCTTCGGAGGAGCCAGTTGTGGATTTCCTGATTTATATGGAAAATGAGAGAAAGAGGGCTAGTGGGCATGCTCTCTGCCttgcctccttaaaaaaaaacactttaaaacttcATGGAACTAGTGTGACTTGGGTCACAAAGTGGAGTAGGTTGGTCCCGAATCTGTATAGCTGTTGTGCAAGGCCAAAGACCATGGAGTGGGGGAAATGCAAACCCGTCTTGTGAGGCAAATGGAGCAGCTGTTCAGGCTGAGGTTTCATACAGCATGGCTACAGGCGTGCTGCAAACCATGGGATGGATCCAGACTGAATTCCCCAATGGCCACATAGAGCCTTCCTGTCTCCCCTTTCTCACGGCAGCTTGCAGACCTCCACAAAATACTGCCCCTGGGGGACAGGGGACCCTAAACAAGTGGCCAGTTTAGCCTGGATCCAACCAATTATAATGTTGGCTGCTGCCAAAAGGGAAGCCAGAAAGGTATGGTATCAGTGACTGGAGAAGTTCTTCATGAAAGTTGGTCTAATTGCATTGGACTTCTGGCCCTCTTAGCCCTGTGGCAGCGTCACAAGACGCCTGGAAGAAGTTCACCTCACTATGGCGAACAGTTTACTAGTTAATCTCCGATGGTGCCGTTCCTTCTGGAGACAGCATTCTCAAAAGGACATACTCAGCTGGGAACCACAAACCTCTAGTTCTTGAAGAAAGaggtgaggggggaaagagggagattTGGGGTGTTTTTGACACACAAGCGTCTTTATCCACATATCGGCTCACTGACAGGCAAATGTGGAAGTGGCACCTACCTGTTATTCGCTGAAGCATTTGTGTTAGGGCTGTGAGAACCTCTGCATCTGTAAGGGTTTCCATGAATTCAGCTTCTTCCCCAGCAATGAAGCCACAGAGGACGTGCCCATACCTGTGTGGCAAAAGGAACATTTTCATCTGGTCTCAGAGGCTCAGAGGCTTTCATCTGCTCCAAGTCCACTGAACTGGCTGTATTGGCGCTGTCTGGCTTCATTGAACATTCCTCAAAGGCGTGCAGCAAAAAGATCACATTGGGATTTCATATGATATTCTGAATTCCATTACTTCACAACATGCGATTCTCAGCAGCCGCTACAGTTCTTGAGAACATGGACAAATGAGGAAGACGGCAGGCAGCCATTCCAACTAAAAACATTCATCAGGATGCCAACGGGCCTGATTCTGAGTATTTTGCACCCACACTCTGCCAGTGGCTCTGAACTATTTTATCCTAATTGACACTTCCTAGCAATTCTCCTGAGAGCACAGTATACACCTTTAGATCttgttaatgatgttatttatgatTCGTGTTTGATGTCCTTTGTGATTCACAGTAACAACCTTTGACCGTATTTAACAACCACTACTCGGCTCCCTCCACCTCACTATCTGCCTGGCACCTGCTATTAAGGGTTAGGTATCAGCTGAAGGCATTCTTGTTTCCCGGGCATCTGGCTATGCAAAAAAATAATCTCCAGTGAATTAATATTGACTGCCATTGTATTTTACTCTGCTTCACTATTTATTCTTTGCTGTTTATTTAACTGAGCTATCGGTTTCATGTATTTGCATTTGTGTTGCTGTGGATCACAGTCAAGAGGCGGAAATACTTCAAGAAAGAGACAGAATGATTATCGGATCCTGGTGTACTGCACCTATtttgtcagatgtcttttgcttgcTACCCTGACACACGGATCTTCTGAAATACTGCCCTGAGGGGAAAAACAACTCTGGCACAAATATCATGGGGTTGCATGATCATGGGGTTATTAAAAATGTCCTTTGGATTCATTTAAGCTTGAACTCTAGGACATTCCCCTGAACTTCTCCTCTCTTCTATATTCCCTAGAACAAATATTCTACTGTTAAAGATTTTGAGAAGAATCAGGCAATGTCATTTGGCCAGGCAGACGTCTTCGCATGCCAAATGCCACGTGTCACGgtcaaattctttttaaaatggcatttctgAAGCCCAGTCTTTATTAAGGCTGACAAGGATCAAATCTTATGCTTCTGAACTTTTATTTTTGTGAAATGTAAACGCCtgttgcaggttttttaaaatgccagaaagtgcaggaagaaagaagagaagctgGAATAAGAGGCAAATGGAACAAATTAGTAAAGACGGTAAAGCACATGGAAAAGACAAAAGAGTAAGCTAAGGGTTCAAGGGTTTGAAAGGAGAGGTGTTGTGATGCCCTGTAGGTATAAGCAAGAAGATTTGCAAGGTCATTCGAAGAAAGGGTTAGGCTGGTCCACACTGAAAAGAAGGGCAGGAAGTGGAAAATGTGGAGGACTATAGGAAGAATACTAGGTCTCACTCCTACACAGAAAAACATTAGCATGAAAACCACTAACATTTTTGCATTAACATGAGACAgctaaaacagaacagaacagcagACGGAGTTATAAGCAGCTGCTCGTGGGCTTCCAGCTGTGAAGACCTTTCTGGGTAGGCAGGCAAAGCCCCTTTGCTAATcttcttacagccccatccagatcgGGTGAGTGGGGATGGCGCAGCTCTGGTGCTGCCCTGCCCtttccaaagcaaaacaaacaaacaaacaaagctggaaaaaatCCCCTATAGGGGATAACAGAGATAAGCCACAAAAATcgctgggtgggcagtggaagctgactaaggaaTGTCCATCTGCCCCCTTTGCCAGATGCACAAATAGCTTTCAGTCTCCTGGGCAGACTGATGCCCAACAGCAGCCAACACCACTACTATGAAGAGTTATGTGGATACATCCAGGTGCACCTCAAAATACACAGCTTAATTTTTTAATGCAGAAGTCTCTCTGTTACCAGACTGGGATGGGGAACGAAATGACGTTGTGGAAAAGAGGAAGTTCTAGTAGACTCAATGAAAGAAGGGTAGTAACTTGTCCCGCAAAAAAAggaaattacagtggaacctcggtttttcatcggtttcggttttcatcgattttttcagtgaaaaatttgtctcaattttcatcgatttgcctcagttttcatcgatttgcagtaaggtgcagggacaaagctgttgcaggctgtgtctgcaacttgtttaatgacaatgtcttgccccatttcagacaaatcttaaagaggcatcagaaacagacctctttgaacTGCTTTCTGGTGCGatgttggtccactggctctgaagctggtcctagtgttattgtttgttactgttttcagcattaaacactatgtttattcaccaaaaaaaatgtgtttttggagtgcctagactggattaattggatttacattgattcctatggaaaagtttgccttggttttcatcggttttggttttcatcgattcttttcagacggattaccaatgaaaaccgaggttccacagtATCTTGCCCTCCTTTACTAAATACAAGCAAGGTTCCCTACAGTTTGGCAATGGTGAAAGGTGtcgtcaaattgcagccaactcatagcaaccctgtagggttttcaagagacgtcagaggtggtttgccattacctgcctctgcgttgccaccctggacttcctggtgATCTCCCATGCAAGAACTAACCGGGGCTGACTctgctgatgagatcaggctagcctgggccaccaggGACAGGCActgtgcaggggctgatgggaattgtagtccatgaacatctggagcgtcataggttggccaccccgctCTATAGTTTATAGCTTATTCTCGAATTTGGTGCCGTATCAGTCTGAAACCATAATATTCATCAATGAGAAAAATAACAGTTCAtgtattcagaaaaaaaagtgaaatgtcTCTTTGTCCTTCCAGTTGTTACTAGGAACAAAAAGGGTGGGCAGCTAGGAAGCACAATCCCCAGTATTTAGTGTCTTTGTGTGCTCACAAGTCACTGCTAACTTAAgggaaccctgtagggtttcaaaATAAGTggcatttggaggtagtttgccattgccttcctctgcggggaattctgagagagaactgtgaccagcccagggtcacccagcaggcttcatgtgcaggagtgaggaaacaaacccaactTTTCAAATTAAagtacaccactcttaaccactcaaaCCCAGATGCACTGACGTCTTTATGGTCTTCCATATGCTGGGAGCACCAAGTGACAGAAATGCTGTGTGGGATTTGTATTTGGCTCATCACACAGCCGCTCCAAACAGAAATTGAACCAGGTGGTTGGATCCCGGAGGGTTTCCCTGGCCCAAACAGCCGCCTGCAGAAAGGCCTACTCACAAGCCCACTTCAGATTTTCTTCCCCCTCAAGAGCAGGCCTGGAGCCCAACAAACAAAACCGACCAACCTCTCTGGTGGGTGGAGAACAATGAAGGCCCCGATCTTTTGGAACCAGGCGGATGGCAAGTCAGTGGGGCCCTTGGCCAGAGGCGATTCTCCTTCCCACACCACCTCGATGACTTGGCAGGCTGGCTCCCAGAAGGGCTTTTCAAATTCCAGGAAGATTTTGTTGTTGGTCCCAAAGCCCAGGTGTCTGATGGCCGCCACCTTCTGGGGTGGGAGTGGAGGACAGAAAAGGGTCTCGTGATGTTCCTTGAGGAAacctggggagaaggaaaaggcttGTCTAGGCAAGGCAGGTAGGCTGCTAGCCGAGCTGAAGCTCCTGACACACTTTAAGTCAAGATAAGAGCTCTGGAGAGCGCCATGAAAACATTCAGAGCTGAGAAGAGACAAGGAGGGCATCTGTCGAAGAACAGATGCCaaaggggtgtagtggttagagttctaGGCTGAGAGAGCCAGGTTCAAGCCTCCGCTCTACCACGGAAGGTCCCTTGAAGACCCTGGACAAGTCACACATAGATGTTAaccaccttgcagggctgttgttgttgtaaggagcaaatggaggagagaagaatgatgcaaAGCGCTTGGGGTCCCAAccggggagaaaggtgaggtgtaaatgTAAACAGTGGGCAATAATCTGGTGTCTTCATTCCCAACCTTGAGGATCCTCTTTAGCAGCCTGCAGGCTGTGAGGCATTTTGTGGTGAGGGGCTAGACCCTGGGCATGAGCCactgggtggtgggggtggtggggacgATGACAACAGAGGTCTGGCTGATTCTCAGCTCACTGCCCAGAGAAGGCAAATGGACAAGAGGAGAATAGGTACGGGATAACACAAGGAACTCCCCTCCATCATTTGGAACATGCCTGGGACAttctggaggagggggaggaacagCTCCTAGCAAGCTCAATTGACAGGAGTCTTGGCTGAATTTGGGACAATCTTTTCGAGTAAGCCAGGTTCTACTAACCTGATTTCCCATCACATTGATACTGGTAATCATGCACCAATAAAGGTTAAGCCTTACCATCTAAATGAGCCAATGAAACAGATTGTAGCCAAAGAAATCCAACAGATGTTGGACCATGGAGTAATTAGAAAGAGCACTTCTAACTGGGGAGCTCCTATAGTAATTGTCCCAAAGAAGAAGGTCTCAGACCATGATTCTCCTGAATACTGAGTCTGTGTAGACTTTAGGACTGAGGCCCCAAATTCACACAGCTAGGGTCAACGTTCACAAAAGTCACTGCTCCATTGCCCCTCCCTTCACTCTCCTGACCCACTGGAGTCCAGCACTTCTAACTGACCCTGGCAGCTTTGGCCAAAGGGAAAGGCAGGCTGAtggttttaaggaagaaaactcTTAGCACACGGCCCACAAACACAGAAGAGCTGGAGAAACGTCACCTAAAGGGACGGTGATGATAACGTGATCCGCCAAGAAGGCCTCGCGGCTCTCGCACTCTACTCGCACCGGGAAGACCCGACCTGTGCCGACCTCCACGTAGGAGCCCCCCCAACGAACTGTGGTCACCACTCTATTGAACAGCACGACGTCCTTGGGCAGAGAGGCCGCCAGGCGGTCTGAGAGGCCTTCGTAGCcgctgggaagaagaaggggagaaggtCTGGCAGCCTGGTCAGCTGGGGAGATGCGCCTCAGCCCAGgtccgccccaccccgccccaccaggctgccagTTCTCAACCAAGATGCTTCCACCCGCAactcaggagggagggggaaaccagAGTCCCGGAGGGAGAAAGCCCACTCCATGGAGGTCACAAAGGTCACATCCAGCTACTGGACACCTCCCTAAGTAGCGCACCCCCGGCTCGGATTCTCTCCTGCCAGCCCTGCCGAGCCAGGCACACGGGCAAGCTCCTCTCTGGGGAGAAGCCGAGGCAGCCACTCACCTGGGGAAGGTGCAGTCCAGGCCGGGGAGCGTGGCGTACTCCCCGAAAGGGCCCAGCGCCACCAGGTCCATGCTGTGCGTCCCACTCACACAGGTTTCCACCTTCAGGCACATGCTGAGGAAGGCCAGCTTCAGGCGCTTCGTCTCCTCGTCCTCCGGCCACTCCTTCACCTGCTGAGCGATCGCCTCTTTGAGATACTCGCCCACGCTGGGCACCGGCACTTCGGCTGCACCCAGGAACCCGCGTGTTTCTTCCAAGAGGGTAAAATAGAGGACTCTCATGGAGTCTGCCAGGCCCGGGCTGAGCTCCCGGCCCTGGCTGGAGTAGCAGACAGACGGCAGCAGCAGATGCCCCCCCATTTCCACCTGCTGGTTCTCCTCTGACATGGCGCTCTCTTCTAGCAGTCCGTACTCCCTGGCCAAGCAGAAGACGGGGTTCTCCGGGGAGGGCCCGTGGATCCAGTGGGCACCCATCTCAACCACCTTGTTTCctagaagaaaggagagagaagccATTTTGGCCTGGAGCTGCTTCCCCTCGAAGGTGCCAGCAGAATAGccctcaggcagtggtgggattcaaataatctaacaagttgtcgaaggctttcacggctggaatcactggggtgctgtgtggtttccgggctgtatggccgtgttctagcagcattctctcctgacgtttcgcctgcatctgtggctggcatctgtggcccacacattcagatcctctggagatgccagccacagatgcaggcgaaacgtcaggagagaatgctgctagaacacggccatacagcccggaaaccacacagcaccccaatctaaCAAGTTGttcacaaccaccaggtggttgttcacaagcaccattttaacaaccggttctgccaacatggtgcgaaccggctggatcccaccactgcctccaggcCTCCGCATTCCAGTGCCAACTCCAAGACGGGAAATGCtggaagatttgggggaggagccggggggggggggagaaaagctcAGCAGAGCCATGATACCACGGagtccactctctgaagctgTCGTGGCCTCCACAATAGATGTGATTCCAGCAAAGCCTcaggcccaacctggaggttaTGAATAAACCATTCAAAAAAAAGGGGGCAGAGTTCAGAATAAACAAGTCAGAGTGAACTGCACAGCTAACTAGTCACCGCAGGCCACGGATTTCTAAAGTGTGCCAAAGTATGTCAAACTTTGAATCCAAAATAAAGCTATATTCTAGCCCCACCGGTCTCGGGTGTCTTTTCCCCCATGGAGTGTTCAGTGTTTACATGTGTCCAGGGTGAACTCTTTCATGGGGTGAACTCTTGTTTGTCTAGGAAGTGAACGCAACCTTTCTATGGACTGCTTCACAAAGACTTCAGAGGTCAGTGTGGTTACAAGATAGCTTTATTTTGGGCTCTGGGTTTTTGCATACTTCAGAAATTCGTGGCCGGATCTGACTGACCTGCTTAGCCAGGTCGACACAGCAGCAGGGGGgcaaaccagggggcatcccttGTATACTTACTGTGACCCCTGGCGGGCCTTGCGCGTGGCAGACTTACAAGGATTCAGGGTTATGGACCCCTCGTGGAGTGGTTCTCCCCTTAGCCTGCTCcccctgtgtagcaaccctggatttcctcccatacaagcactaaccagggcggATCCTGCTGATGATACGATGGGGGCTGGTCCGGCCACCCGGATTGGGGCCCCCTGAGGACAagggagggaggcgggggggggggaaggttcgGTCCACTTCACCGCGgttgctgcccccccctccccggagccCTTCCTCATTTCCCCTGGCGCAAGCTGGCCTGATGGCGAGTCCCGGTGGACTAAGCAGGGCTGGGGGGTTTCTGGCGCCTGGGGGACCGACGTCCATTTGGGGGACGGGGGGAGTTCAGCGGGGCTGGGGAGCCGCAGGATGCGCCCTGCCTTTGCCTCCCCCCAAACGCCGATCTCTGCAGCCTGGGAGCCCGTGATCATTCCGGGAGACCTCCAGGCGTCGGCGGGAGGTCAGAGGCCGGGAGCTGCGGGGCGCCTTTTGgacgggggggaaggggtggtccCGGGCTGCTGCCTTGCCAGGGCGCCTGCccagctgtcccccccccccccgccttaccCAGCCTGGCGGAGCGGACGCGGCCCCCCGCTCGGCCCGAGGCCTCCAAGACGCGCAGCTCCGCCAAGCCCGGCCGGGTCAGCGGCAGGAGGCGCCGCGCAGCCCCCAGCCCGGCCAGCCCCgcgcccaccaccaccacccgcggACCCCCGCCGCCTCTcgaccccgccgccgccgccgccgccgccgccgcctccatcGCTCCGGGCCCCGCTCGACCCGGCCGGCCCCGCGCCCTCCCCCACGCACGGCGGGAGGAGCCCCGCCACGGAGAAGCACCGCCTCGGCCGGGGAGGGCGGCTCTCTGCGCCTCCCGCCTGCCTGCcagcagtgcctgcctgccttgccaccctgtctttctttctttctttctttctttctttctttctttctttctttctttctttctttctctctttcttttctttctttccttcttttttcttttctttcttttctttctctctttctctctctctttctctctctctttctttctttctttctttctttctctctctttcttttctttctttccttcttttttcttttctttctttctttctctctttctctctctctttctctctctctttctttctgctgctttctctcctcttttctttctttctttcttttttctctctctctctctctctttctttctttctttctttcttttctttctttctctctctccctcctccctctttctctctctttctctctctctctctccctccctctttctttcctttctctctctctctccctccctctttctttcctttctctctctctctccctccctctttcttttctttctttctctctctctctctccctctttctttctttctttctttctttctttctttctttctttctttctttctttctttctttctttctttctttctgcttctttctttctttctttctttctttctttctttcctctttcctttctttctttctctcctcttttcttttctctgtttcctcttttctttcttctttctttccttcttttctttctctttcttttctttctttcctttctctctctctctctctttcctttcttttcctttctttctttctttctttctttctttctttctttctttctctgtctctttctttctttctttctttctttctttctttctctctctttctttctttctctctttctttctttctttctctctctctctctttctttctttctttctttctctctctctctctctctctctctcttctcctttcttttcttccttcctccttcttcttctttctttccttccgaTTAACACCATTAGAGGCTCCACCATTTAAGGAGCACCCCTTCCTCTATTCCCCCCGTCCCCATCTCTGCTGCCCCACTGTAGAGGCTGTGCTGGGAAGACAGGGGAGTCCGGGTGGGTGcagtttcagtgcttgccctggaacCCATTTTCTGtatctgttgccccccccccccgcatccgtGCAGGGCCAGCAGCCGTGCCATGCTCCAGGGGCCACGATGGGGTTGCCTCCGATCCTGATCCGGCGCGTGCGcatccctttcctccttcctgcccaagaGGCTTCTCCCTCCACGAAGGAGCACCCACCGGGCACCCACcgggaaccagaggcgtagctagggaaaatggagcctggtgca
Protein-coding regions in this window:
- the PAOX gene encoding peroxisomal N(1)-acetyl-spermine/spermidine oxidase; translation: MEAAAAAAAAAGSRGGGGPRVVVVGAGLAGLGAARRLLPLTRPGLAELRVLEASGRAGGRVRSARLGNKVVEMGAHWIHGPSPENPVFCLAREYGLLEESAMSEENQQVEMGGHLLLPSVCYSSQGRELSPGLADSMRVLYFTLLEETRGFLGAAEVPVPSVGEYLKEAIAQQVKEWPEDEETKRLKLAFLSMCLKVETCVSGTHSMDLVALGPFGEYATLPGLDCTFPSGYEGLSDRLAASLPKDVVLFNRVVTTVRWGGSYVEVGTGRVFPVRVECESREAFLADHVIITVPLGFLKEHHETLFCPPLPPQKVAAIRHLGFGTNNKIFLEFEKPFWEPACQVIEVVWEGESPLAKGPTDLPSAWFQKIGAFIVLHPPERYGHVLCGFIAGEEAEFMETLTDAEVLTALTQMLQRITGNPQLAPPKKMLRSRWHSEPLTRGSYSYVAVGSSGDDIDVLARPLPEEASDPTPPQVLFAGEATHRTFYSTTHGALLSGWREADRLIRLYESSESQQCSSRL